The Aphanothece sacrum FPU1 genome window below encodes:
- the rpsD gene encoding 30S ribosomal protein S4, with product MSRYRGPRLRVVRRLGELPGLSRKNPRRAYPPGQHGQARKKRSEYAIRLEEKQKLRFNYGVTENQLVRYVKKARRATGSTGQKLLELLEMRLDNTVFRLGMAGTIPAARQLVNHGHVMVNGRVVDIASYQCRPGDVIAVRNQDRSRRLVEANIAYPGLANLPSHLEFDKNTFTGKVNGVVEREWVALQINELLVVEYYSRKA from the coding sequence ATGTCTCGTTATAGAGGACCCCGTTTAAGAGTTGTCAGACGACTCGGAGAATTACCTGGATTAAGCCGTAAAAACCCTCGTCGGGCCTATCCCCCGGGCCAACATGGTCAAGCGCGTAAAAAACGCTCAGAATACGCCATTCGACTGGAAGAAAAGCAAAAACTCCGGTTTAATTATGGGGTAACGGAAAATCAATTAGTACGTTATGTGAAAAAAGCTCGACGTGCTACAGGTTCTACGGGTCAGAAATTACTCGAATTGCTAGAAATGCGCCTAGATAACACCGTTTTTCGCTTAGGGATGGCTGGAACTATTCCTGCGGCCCGTCAATTGGTGAATCACGGTCATGTGATGGTTAATGGTAGAGTGGTTGATATTGCCAGCTATCAATGTCGTCCTGGAGATGTGATCGCAGTGCGTAATCAAGATCGCTCTCGTCGTTTAGTTGAGGCTAATATTGCTTATCCTGGGTTAGCGAACCTTCCTAGTCATTTAGAGTTTGATAAAAACACCTTCACCGGAAAAGTCAATGGAGTGGTTGAACGGGAATGGGTGGCGTTACAAATTAATGAACTGTTAGTGGTTGAATACTATTCTCGGAAAGCTTAG
- a CDS encoding DUF29 domain-containing protein — MILPTRLSNTSLYETDYYGWLETTIEKLRSRQFSVLDLENLIEELESMGRTDLRMANSLIKQIIIHRLKLDNLPDIDPRKHWQKEINNFQEQLEDLLSSSLSAKIDLDKLYNRAKKDILVDYLIDLPQCCPYSLADLLDSQ, encoded by the coding sequence ATGATATTACCAACTCGTCTATCAAATACGAGTCTATACGAAACTGATTATTATGGTTGGTTAGAAACTACCATAGAAAAGTTGCGATCGCGTCAGTTTTCTGTCCTGGACTTAGAAAATTTAATTGAAGAATTAGAAAGTATGGGCAGAACTGATTTACGAATGGCTAATAGTTTAATTAAACAAATTATTATTCATCGTCTTAAATTAGATAATTTACCTGATATTGATCCAAGAAAACATTGGCAAAAAGAAATTAATAATTTCCAAGAACAGTTAGAAGATTTACTATCCTCATCTTTGAGCGCAAAAATTGATTTAGATAAACTTTACAATCGAGCTAAAAAAGATATTTTAGTGGATTATTTAATTGATTTACCTCAATGTTGTCCTTATTCTCTTGCTGATTTATTAGATTCTCAATAA
- a CDS encoding J domain-containing protein: MNKLKKSYEVLGVSPDDTKEQIQQAYRDLIQVWYPYSYGYNPRLQKQAKAKLKEINLAYEEIIKSRSSSENTDCATQVNDSQEKNSTEVDFKIFTQFILSLFQLTPEEQQKLEKEIKKKTNVEEKKSQVHFKIYVAYPNSVVTNCDMIGIAVEELHFGLS; encoded by the coding sequence ATGAATAAATTGAAAAAAAGCTATGAAGTTTTGGGAGTTTCTCCTGATGATACAAAAGAGCAAATTCAACAAGCTTACAGAGATTTAATCCAGGTATGGTATCCATATAGTTATGGATACAATCCTCGTCTACAGAAACAGGCAAAAGCTAAACTAAAAGAAATTAATTTAGCTTATGAAGAGATCATAAAAAGTCGCTCAAGCAGTGAAAATACTGATTGTGCTACACAAGTCAACGATTCTCAAGAAAAGAATTCAACTGAAGTTGATTTTAAGATTTTTACACAATTTATACTAAGTCTTTTTCAGCTAACACCAGAGGAGCAACAAAAACTGGAAAAAGAAATCAAAAAGAAAACAAATGTCGAGGAAAAGAAGTCGCAAGTACACTTTAAGATTTACGTCGCTTACCCTAACTCAGTCGTCACCAACTGCGATATGATAGGAATTGCAGTAGAAGAATTGCATTTCGGGCTATCATAG
- the psbU gene encoding photosystem II complex extrinsic protein PsbU → MKSLVRFVVVLVLVVSCFAFVGPANAAKTLNPVDAKLTTEFGQAIDLNNSNIRMFRELRGFYPNLASKIINNSPYDQVEDVLEIPGLSETQKARLQANLDKFVVTPPSSELIEGDDRLNPGVY, encoded by the coding sequence ATTAAATCTTTAGTTCGTTTTGTTGTTGTATTGGTACTTGTTGTTAGCTGTTTTGCTTTTGTCGGCCCAGCTAATGCCGCTAAAACCTTAAACCCCGTTGATGCGAAATTAACCACCGAGTTTGGTCAAGCAATTGACTTAAATAATAGCAATATTCGGATGTTCCGAGAATTACGGGGCTTTTACCCTAATTTAGCCAGTAAAATCATTAACAACTCTCCCTATGACCAAGTAGAAGATGTGTTAGAGATTCCTGGTCTGAGTGAAACCCAGAAAGCACGTTTACAAGCTAATTTAGATAAGTTTGTTGTCACTCCTCCTTCTAGTGAACTTATTGAAGGAGATGATCGCTTAAACCCTGGTGTGTACTAA